GCCATGCTCAGCATGGCGAGGATCTGTGTGACCACCACGCCCACTGCGACCTTCGGCCGGGCACGTACCGACGAGGCGATCTCGCGGGCAGCGCATGCCACGCGGTACATCCGATCTCGTAGGACTCGCCCCATGCCGGTCCTGGGCTGGCTGCCAGCGCCGCGAGAGGCCCGGGCCCACACGGGAAGGCCGCGAATAGCGCTCCCGGCTCGACGCGCCAGATTGGGGCCGGTGACGATCATCAGCACCACCATCGCGATGGCGACCACCAGAAGTGACCCGCCTCCCCAGAGCCAGGCCAGGCTGAGCAACAGCCCGCCTGCGTAGGCCACGCAGCCACCGGCCGACCACATGGCGACCGCGCCGGCGGCCATCGTGTTCGACGCGCCTGCGCGCCTGAGTGCCGCGACGAACGCTCCGGCCGCCCCTACTCCGGCGGGGATCAGCCGGTTGGCGACGGTTCCGGTGATGTGCGCGGTCGTTGTGCCTGTCCACCCGAGGTGGCCGGCTGCGATGAGTCGTTTGCCGGTGATCGACGCAGCTGTGGCAGCCGCCCAGAAGCCCGCCGCGATGAGTGGCGCGAACGGTTGCCGGCGCATTCCTTCCAGCAGGTTGGGCAGCGCCTCGGGGAGCACCAGGACGCCACCGACCACCATGATGGCTATCAACGCCGAGATCCCGGCCACGCGGTACACCAGCCGGAGACGGCGACGACGGGAAGCGCGTTGAGTGTCGCTCGCTACCACCACACTCTGCGGCGATCTTGAAGCAGCGGAAACGGGCGCTGCTTCGGGTCGCGGGCCTGCGTACGTGTCGGCGATAGGTCGGCTGCCTTAGATCGAGTGTGGCGGAATTCATAGAAGAATAGCAGGTCACCGGCGTGTCGTGCGTGTTGCTGGCGTCGCGGGCGAGGTAAAGAGACCGCTGGCTTGGGGTGCGCACATAGAGATGAGGCATCGCGATCACGCTTCGTCCCGATCGTTGGACAACTGGCCAAAGACACCTCCCTGCCTGCCATGACAAGATCGGCTGATGACCACCGTGGGAGCGATGGCCGAGGATCTTCGTCGGCTGGTCACCTGTGAATCGCCCTCCGCGGACCTGGCGGCGATCGCCCGCAGCGCGGACGTCGTGGCGGAGCTGGGTTCGCGGCTGACCGGTGCCGAACCGGAACGGATCGAGCTGGGCGGCTGTACACACCTCCGGTGGCGCTTCGGCGCCGGGGACCAGGTGCTGCTGCTCGGTCATCACGACACGGTCTGGCCGCTGGGATCGCTGGACAAGCATCCGTGGCGCGTCGCCGGCGGCCTCGCCTACGGTCCGGGATGCTTCGACATGAAAGCGGGCCTGGTGCAGATGTTCCATGCGCTCGCGTCGCTGCCGTCGCCTCGAGGTGTGACTGTTCTGGTCAGTGGTGACGAGGAACTGGGGGCGCCTACGTCACGCGAGCTGATCCAGGACGAGGCACGTCGATGTGCCTCGGCACTCGTACTGGAGGGAAGCGCGGACGGCGGCCGGCTGAAGACCGCACGCAAAGGCATAGCCCTCTACGAGCTGCGAGTTCGCGGCCGAGCCGCGCATGCCGGTCTCGAGCCCTGGCAGGGCGTGAACGCTTCGGTGGAGCTGGCTCACCAGATTCTCGCACTGGCCGAGCTGGGCACCGGTCCGGACGGCACCACGGTGACACCCACGCTGATGACCGGCGGCACAGCGTCGAACACGGTGCCGGCGGAGGCATCGGTGAAGGTGGATGTCCGGGTCCCCAGCGTCGCCGAGCACCGCCGCGTCGACGCGGCCATTCGTGGCCTGACGCCGCGGCTGGCCGGAGCGGGACTGGACGTCGTCGCTGGTCCGGCACATCCTCCGCTGGAGCCGGACTCCTCGGCAGACCTGTACGCCCTCGCCGAGGAGGTGGCTGCCGAACTGCGTATTGACCCGCTGGGCTGGGCACATGTCGGCGGCGGCTCGGACGGCAACCTCACCGCCGGCGCTGGAACGCCCACGCTGGACGGCTTGGGCGCGGTAGGCGGAAACGCCCACGCGCCGGGTGAACACGTGGTGCTCGAACACATGCCGGTCCGCACCAGCGTCGTCGTCGGCTTGCTTCATCGCCTTCTCGGCGCCTGACGGCGTCCGGTCAGCGATCCGACGCTGCTGGACCGTTGCACAACTTCGCGACCGCCGGTTCATCGTCTGAGACGAATCGGCGCGCGGCCACGGCCCCTACGTTGGTGCTTTCCGATGAGGAGGAGGGGACCATGGGGCAGCTCCATGAGATCCGCGACTGGCTTCCGGGCCGGCTGGCCGAGCTGATCGCCGAAAACCAGGTACCGGGGGCGGCAGTGGCGGTGCTGTCCGGCGGGAACATCGCTGAAGCGGCCGCCGGGGTGGTGAACCGACGCACGGGCGTCGAGACCACAACCGATGCCGTGTTCCAGATCGGTTCCATCACCAAGGTGTGGACCACCAGCTTGATCATGCAGCTGGTCGACGAAGGAGCTATCGACCTCGACGCGCCGGTCCGGGCATACGTACCCCAGTTCCGCGTGGCGGACGAGGAAGCGAGCGCCCGTATCACCGTCCGGCAGCTCACCTGCCATGTGAGCGGCTTCGAGGGTGACATCTTCACCGAGACCGGGCGTGGCGACGACGCCGTGGAGAAGTACCTCGACGTGATCACCGGTGTGCAGCAGTTGTTCCCGCCTGGCCAGCGCTTCTCGTACAACAACGCCGGCTACGTCGTACTGGGCAGAGTCGTCGAGGTCCTGCGAGGTAAGCCGTATGGCCAGGCGCTGCGTGATCACTTAATCGGTCCCCTGGGCCTGGAGCACTGTGCCGCCGACGCCTACGAGGCCATCATGCACCGAGCCGCCCTCGGCCACATCGAACCCGAGCCGGGGGCCGAGCCCGTACCCGCTCCGGTGTGGTCATTGGCCGCGTCGAACGCTCCGGCCGGCTCGTTGCTGAGTATGAGCGCTGCCGACTTGGTCCGTTTCGCACAGATGCATCTGTCCGGCGGCGTATCGCCAGACGGGAACCAGATCATCTCCGGAGCCTCCGTGGCTGCGATGCGCGAGCGACAGGTGGACCTTCCGTACCTGGGAATCCTGGGGGACGCGTGGGGGCTTGGCTGGGAGATCTTCGACTGGCCAGGCGGGACCGTGATCGGTCACGACGGTGGCACAATCGGGCAGTCGGCGTTCTTGCGGATCGTTCCCGAAGCCGGCGTGGCGGTCGCGTTGCTGACCAACGGTGGTAATCCGATGCCGGTGTTCTTCGAGGTTGCCGGCCGCGTGCTGAGTGATCTGGCGGGCGTGAGCGTCCCAACGCCGTTGGCCCCGCCGGCCGAACCTGAGCCGGTAACTGAGCCCGAGCGGTACGTGGGCCGTTATGCCTCCGACGTCGCCGTGTACGAGGTCGACGCCGACGGCGACGGCCGGCTGTGGCAGACCATGACCCCGAAGGGTGTCCTCGCGGACGCCGGGCAACAGGAACAACGAGTCGAGATCGTCAGGTTGCGTTCGGACACGTTCGTTGCCCGGGAACGTGTGTACGGCATGTTCTTGCCGACCGCGTTCGTGGATTTCGACGACGATGGCCGGGCACAGTTCCTGCATCAGGGGCGTGCCGTACCTCGAGTGCGGGCCTGACGTGCCGACCATCGTAGACGAGATCCGCGCGGTCTTCCGCTCCGCCGGGGTCGAAGGGTTCCTGCACGCCCGGCCGGTCGTGGCGTCATCACCCGAGGTGGCCGAGGCGAAACACGGCGAGGTCGACATCAACGCCGGCAACCCGGTCATCCTCGCGTCGGTCTTCAAGATCCCGTTCGTCGTCGCCTACGCCCGCGAGGTCGCGGCCGGTCGGCTGGACCCGGAGGAGCGCACCACCGTCACCGCACGCGACCGTATTGGCGGCGTCGGCACCGCCGGCTGCGCCGACGACGTCGAGATGAGCTGGCGTGACCTGGCGACGTTCATGATGACGATGAGCGACAATGCCGCCACGGACATCATCTACCGCCGGGTGGGACAGGAACGGATCCAAGCGGTTCTTGACGATCTCGGCCTGACCGGTACACGCATCGTCGGTTGTTGTGCGGACTTGTTCGCGTCGATGGCAGATGATCTCGGTGTCGGACTCGACGGTCTAGGCGGTGCCCTCGCCGACGCGACTCCGGAGCGAATCCGGAAACTGGCCATCCTGGACCCGTCGCGCACCAGCGCCACGACACCTCGCGACACCACCACGCTCCTGGCCGCCATCTGGACCGGCGCGGCGGCTCCGGAGGCGGCCTGTGCCGACGTGCGTTCGATCATGGCACAGCAGATCTGGCCGCATCGGCTGTCGTCGGGCTTCCCGGACGAGGTGGACGTAGCCGGCAAGACCGGTACGTTGCCCGGCGTCCGCAACGAAGCCGGAGTTGTCAGCTACCCCGATGGCCAGAAATACGCGGTCGCGGTCTTCACCCGGACCGACGTCCTTGATTACCGGCTGCCACAGGTCGATGCGGCGATCGGAACCGCCGCCCGGCTTGCCGTCGAACATTTGCGCAGGTGACGTATGAGAAGAGGAATCATGCGTACGAGATTCTTGGCGGCCGGTGCCGCTGCCCTGATGGTGCTCATATCCGCGTGCGGCGGCAGCGGCGACGCGGAGCCGACCGAGGAACCGGCTGAACGCGCACCGGTGGAGGACGGCACGTTCCGTGCGGTGATAGCGGCCGATCCGGGCAACCTCGATCCGTTGATGACGGTGCTCTCGAACACCCGGTGGGTGACCACGTTCATGTACGACTCGCTGATCTTCATCAACGAGGAGGGCGATGCCGTCCCCTACCTGGCGGAGTCGTGGGAGGTGGGCCTGGACGAGGTGACCTATACCCTCGCTGAGGGAATCACGTGCTCGGACGGAACCCCGCTGACGGCCAGCGACGTTGCCGCCAACTTCGAGTTCGTCGCCGATCCGGCCAATGGATCACCGCAGCTCGGCGTATGGGTTCCACCGGGCGTGGCCGTCACGGCGGACGACGACGCGCGCACCGTGACACTGACGTCGCCGAATCCGGACCCCTTCCTGTTGCAGGCGACCGGGCTGCTGCAGATCGTGTGCGCGGCGGGTACGGCGGACCGTTCCATTCTGGAATCAGGCGCGGCCGGCACCGGCATGTTCGAGCTCGCAGCCGTCGCACCCAACGACCACTACACGTTCGAGCGGCGCGACGACTACGAATGGGGACCCGAGGGGGCGGCGGCGTCCGACCCGGGCACACCGAAGTCGGTCACCCTGCACGTCGTGGGGAACGAGTCGACAGCGGTCAACATGTTCCTCGCGGACGAGATCGACGCGGTCTTGCCGACCGGTCCGGACGCCCAGCGCGCGGAGCAGTCCGGCGCGGACATCATGGAGATCACAGCGCCGCTCGGTCAGCTGTACTTCAACCAGGCTGACGGACGTGCCGGGGCTGATCCGGCGGTGCGGCTGGCGTTGACCCAGGCGGCCGACCTCACTGCCCTCGGCACGGTCACGGCTGACGGTCGTGGCAAGCCCTCCGAAGGGGTTGGCGGTCTCGAACCGAGGCCATGCCCGGCGGACACGGTGACCGGCAGCCTTCCAGCGCACGACGTGGA
This sequence is a window from Phytoactinopolyspora mesophila. Protein-coding genes within it:
- a CDS encoding lysylphosphatidylglycerol synthase domain-containing protein — protein: MVASDTQRASRRRRLRLVYRVAGISALIAIMVVGGVLVLPEALPNLLEGMRRQPFAPLIAAGFWAAATAASITGKRLIAAGHLGWTGTTTAHITGTVANRLIPAGVGAAGAFVAALRRAGASNTMAAGAVAMWSAGGCVAYAGGLLLSLAWLWGGGSLLVVAIAMVVLMIVTGPNLARRAGSAIRGLPVWARASRGAGSQPRTGMGRVLRDRMYRVACAAREIASSVRARPKVAVGVVVTQILAMLSMAAGFAMVTASFGLPVTIAVGMAAYVAGTALAATTPTPAGIGSAEATLVGALVVVGVAASDALPAVLLFRAVVLLAPVVIAVILATVWPAAHKIAHGRRPA
- a CDS encoding M20 family metallopeptidase, with the translated sequence MTTVGAMAEDLRRLVTCESPSADLAAIARSADVVAELGSRLTGAEPERIELGGCTHLRWRFGAGDQVLLLGHHDTVWPLGSLDKHPWRVAGGLAYGPGCFDMKAGLVQMFHALASLPSPRGVTVLVSGDEELGAPTSRELIQDEARRCASALVLEGSADGGRLKTARKGIALYELRVRGRAAHAGLEPWQGVNASVELAHQILALAELGTGPDGTTVTPTLMTGGTASNTVPAEASVKVDVRVPSVAEHRRVDAAIRGLTPRLAGAGLDVVAGPAHPPLEPDSSADLYALAEEVAAELRIDPLGWAHVGGGSDGNLTAGAGTPTLDGLGAVGGNAHAPGEHVVLEHMPVRTSVVVGLLHRLLGA
- a CDS encoding serine hydrolase domain-containing protein → MGQLHEIRDWLPGRLAELIAENQVPGAAVAVLSGGNIAEAAAGVVNRRTGVETTTDAVFQIGSITKVWTTSLIMQLVDEGAIDLDAPVRAYVPQFRVADEEASARITVRQLTCHVSGFEGDIFTETGRGDDAVEKYLDVITGVQQLFPPGQRFSYNNAGYVVLGRVVEVLRGKPYGQALRDHLIGPLGLEHCAADAYEAIMHRAALGHIEPEPGAEPVPAPVWSLAASNAPAGSLLSMSAADLVRFAQMHLSGGVSPDGNQIISGASVAAMRERQVDLPYLGILGDAWGLGWEIFDWPGGTVIGHDGGTIGQSAFLRIVPEAGVAVALLTNGGNPMPVFFEVAGRVLSDLAGVSVPTPLAPPAEPEPVTEPERYVGRYASDVAVYEVDADGDGRLWQTMTPKGVLADAGQQEQRVEIVRLRSDTFVARERVYGMFLPTAFVDFDDDGRAQFLHQGRAVPRVRA
- a CDS encoding serine hydrolase encodes the protein MPTIVDEIRAVFRSAGVEGFLHARPVVASSPEVAEAKHGEVDINAGNPVILASVFKIPFVVAYAREVAAGRLDPEERTTVTARDRIGGVGTAGCADDVEMSWRDLATFMMTMSDNAATDIIYRRVGQERIQAVLDDLGLTGTRIVGCCADLFASMADDLGVGLDGLGGALADATPERIRKLAILDPSRTSATTPRDTTTLLAAIWTGAAAPEAACADVRSIMAQQIWPHRLSSGFPDEVDVAGKTGTLPGVRNEAGVVSYPDGQKYAVAVFTRTDVLDYRLPQVDAAIGTAARLAVEHLRR
- a CDS encoding ABC transporter substrate-binding protein, whose translation is MRTRFLAAGAAALMVLISACGGSGDAEPTEEPAERAPVEDGTFRAVIAADPGNLDPLMTVLSNTRWVTTFMYDSLIFINEEGDAVPYLAESWEVGLDEVTYTLAEGITCSDGTPLTASDVAANFEFVADPANGSPQLGVWVPPGVAVTADDDARTVTLTSPNPDPFLLQATGLLQIVCAAGTADRSILESGAAGTGMFELAAVAPNDHYTFERRDDYEWGPEGAAASDPGTPKSVTLHVVGNESTAVNMFLADEIDAVLPTGPDAQRAEQSGADIMEITAPLGQLYFNQADGRAGADPAVRLALTQAADLTALGTVTADGRGKPSEGVGGLEPRPCPADTVTGSLPAHDVDGAAQQLEDAGWEAGPDGVRAKEGQPLALSLLYVVDIGPGLAAGAELLAQQWSAIGVDVSLQSITQAQINEVLFGSGDWDAGLIMLSVAFPSQLGPFFSGPVPPDGTNFAHLGNEEYEALTAEAAELPLEEGCALWEDAERALVSQADVVPFVDLVTPMFLNGVESRLLANNLSPPTIRMYE